In Pseudomonas sp. HR96, the DNA window CACCTTGGCCGACAGCGTCATCTACGTGATCAAGTCGCAGAGCACTTCGGTGGCCCTGGCCCAGAAAGGCATCAACCAGCTGGTACAAAGCGGCGCGCCGATGCGCGGCGTCGTGCTCAACCAGGTAGACCTGCTGCAGCAGCCCAACCAGAACCATCTGGGTGCCTACGAGCACTACGGCGCGCTGCAGATCCAGTGATCCGCCTCCGGCGCAGGCTTGCCTGGCAAGTCTGCGCCGGCCATGTGAATCCCCTGCAGTGACCCTGCCCCGCGACCTCTCACCGAGGCGCGGGGTTTGGCGTCTGGGTTTCACGCCTTTGGCCAAGCGGCCATTCCCTTTGTTGCGATTCAGCCCGATGGCTGTTTAGCTGTGCGCCACCGCTCAAACTCGCGCAATGTGCACGAATGATGCGGCCAGCCGCTGCCCAGCCGCTACAGTGGTACTGGGGCTGATCGTAAAACCTTATCTATTGCGCACGGCGTTCCGGAACTGCACGGCCATTATTTGATCGTAGTGTTCGCCAGCAATGTTCTACGCGAGGCAGGAACCGTTTTCTGGCGGTTTCCCGCGCCTGTTTTCCATTCATCGGTAGACCGCAGGTGGTGGTCATGACCACGCCCTCGATCGGGCCAACTCAGCCACAGGTACGTGAAAAATGAGAATCGCATACGACTACCAGACGTTCACCCAGCAGACTTATGGTGGTATCTCCCGATACTACGTCCGCCTGGCCGAACAGCTCACGGCCGATCAGCAACAAGTGCGGATCTTTGCCCCCTTCCACCGCAACCGGCATGTCGACGAGTTGCCCAAGGGGCTGTTGCAGGGCACCCAGCTGGACAAGTTTCCGCCGCGCACAGCGCGCCTGTTCTCGATGTACAACCGCATGATCTCCATGGGTTCGATCAATCGCTGGGCGCCGGATGTGGTTCACGAGACCTATTACGCGGCCAAGCCGTCGGGTCCGGAAAAGCTGCCGCGTCTGGTGACCATCCACGACATGATTCACGAGCGTTACCCCGAATCGTTCAACCGCATGGACCAGTCGTCCAAGCTCAAGCGCGCGAGCCTCGACCGCGCCGACCACGTTATCTGCATCTCGCAGAACACCAAACGTGACCTGATGGAACTGTTCGGTACCCCGGAAGAAAAGATTTCGGTGATCTACCACGGCTTCGATCAGATGAAACAGGACCCCAACAAGCCAGCCCGTAACGAAAGCGTGCGACCCTTCCTGCTGTATGTGGGTCACCGCGGGGGATACAAGAACTTCTCCGGGCTGGTCAAGGCTGTCGCCGCTTCGCCGCGCATGCGCAACGATTTCGACATCGTGGCGTTTGGCGGTGGCGATTTTTCCAGGGAAGAACTGCAGATGTTCAGCGATGCAGGGTTCAAGGAAGGACAGATCCGCCAGGTCGGCGGCAGCGATGCGACGCTCGGAAAGCTGTACGACGAGGCCAAGGCCTTTGTCTACCCGTCGATCTACGAGGGTTTCGGCCTGCCACCGCTGGAAGCGATGGCCCATCACTGCCCGGTCATGAGCAGTTCCAGCAGCTCGATGCCAGAAGTGATTGGCAATGCTGCGGCGTTTTTCGACCCGACCGACGTCGACAATATCCGTGAAGTACTGGAAACGGAACTGTACAGCGAAATACGGCTGCAAGACTTGGTGAACAAGGGCGTCGAACGCCTGAAACACTTCTCCTGGGACAAGTGCGCCAAGGAAACTCTGGTGGCCTATCACAAGGCTGCCGGCTGATTCGGCGCGATTGGCCCGATGATTCTGCTTTAACTCCGACTCTTCAAAGGTAATTGATATGGAACAGAAACGCGCGCTCATTACGGGCATCACCGGCCAGGACGGTTCTTATCTGGCGGAGCTGCTGTTGGAAAAGGGCTATGAAGTCCACGGTATCAAACGCCGCGCCTCGTCGTTCAACACCCAGCGTGTCGACCATATCTACCAGGACCCGCACGTCACTTCGCCCAATCTGTTCCTGCACTACGGCGACCTCAGCGACTCCTCGAACCTCACCCGTCTGGTCAAGGAAGTGCAGCCGCACGAGGTCTACAACCTGGGCGCGCAGTCGCACGTGGCCGTAAGCTTCGAATCGCCGGAATACACCGCCGACGTCGACGGCATGGGTACCCTGCGTCTGCTCGAGGCCATCCGCCTGCTGGGTCTGGAAAAGACCACGCGCTTTTACCAGGCTTCGACCTCCGAGCTGTACGGGCTGGTCCAGGAAATTCCACAGCGCGAAAGCACGCCGTTCTACCCGCGTTCGCCCTACGCCGTGGCCAAGCTGTACGCCTACTGGATCACCGTCAACTACCGTGAAGCCTATGGCATGTATGCCTGCAACGGCGTGCTGTTCAACCACGAATCGCCCCGTCGCGGCGAGACCTTCGTGACCCGCAAGATCACCCGCGGCCTGGCCAACATCGCCCAGGGCCTGGAACCTTGCCTGTAC includes these proteins:
- a CDS encoding glycosyltransferase family 1 protein — its product is MRIAYDYQTFTQQTYGGISRYYVRLAEQLTADQQQVRIFAPFHRNRHVDELPKGLLQGTQLDKFPPRTARLFSMYNRMISMGSINRWAPDVVHETYYAAKPSGPEKLPRLVTIHDMIHERYPESFNRMDQSSKLKRASLDRADHVICISQNTKRDLMELFGTPEEKISVIYHGFDQMKQDPNKPARNESVRPFLLYVGHRGGYKNFSGLVKAVAASPRMRNDFDIVAFGGGDFSREELQMFSDAGFKEGQIRQVGGSDATLGKLYDEAKAFVYPSIYEGFGLPPLEAMAHHCPVMSSSSSSMPEVIGNAAAFFDPTDVDNIREVLETELYSEIRLQDLVNKGVERLKHFSWDKCAKETLVAYHKAAG
- the gmd gene encoding GDP-mannose 4,6-dehydratase, with protein sequence MEQKRALITGITGQDGSYLAELLLEKGYEVHGIKRRASSFNTQRVDHIYQDPHVTSPNLFLHYGDLSDSSNLTRLVKEVQPHEVYNLGAQSHVAVSFESPEYTADVDGMGTLRLLEAIRLLGLEKTTRFYQASTSELYGLVQEIPQRESTPFYPRSPYAVAKLYAYWITVNYREAYGMYACNGVLFNHESPRRGETFVTRKITRGLANIAQGLEPCLYMGNIDSLRDWGHAKDYVRMQWMMLQQDVAQDYVIATGVQYSVRQFITWAAAELGVHLRFEGTGVEEQAIVERIEGDKAPALKVGDTIVRIDPRYFRPAEVETLLGDPSKAKANLGWVPEITVQEMCAEMIREDFKIAQRHALLRSHGLDLPVSLEN